Proteins found in one Sorghum bicolor cultivar BTx623 chromosome 1, Sorghum_bicolor_NCBIv3, whole genome shotgun sequence genomic segment:
- the LOC8059493 gene encoding transmembrane and coiled-coil domain-containing protein 4, protein MATTLTPTQRYAAGALLALALRQAQIHQSAPLGSGSTDPGPDDEERASSASGSSSSTATISSGSDTASGAGLWTHDSRGLLRPVFRFLEIEPMAWAGIEETAASPDAKHHIGAFLRILFEEDSESSSDRLEQEFALAKAVDVMVMSMSSDTVPDEKIKEESKDSTACTSATEESPEAGLSENLLGIDKLSLEDVPANDHRKMALLYVLLSACVADKPVSQEEEDRKSSHFRKGYDARHRVALRLIAAWLDVKWIKMEAMEVMVACSAMAAAKEQEQERENASPKSKWEKWKRGGIIGAAALTGGALLAITGGLAAPAIAAGFGALAPTLGTLVPFIGASGFAAMAAAAGSVAGSVAVAASFGAAGAGLTGTKMARRIGKVKEFEFKPIGDNHNQGRLAVGILISGFAFDEEDFWKPWEGWKDNLEKYILQWESKHIIAVSTAIQDWLTSRLAMELMKQGAMRTVLSGLLAAFAWPATLLAATDFIDSKWSVAIDRSDKAGKMLAEVLLKGLQGNRPVTLVGFSLGARVIFKCLQELALSSGNEGLVERVVLLGAPVSVKGERWEPARKMVAGRFVNVYSRDDWILGVTFRASLLTQGLAGIQVIDVPGVENVDVTELVDGHSSYLSAAQQILEHLELNTYYPVFVPLPEVRK, encoded by the exons ATGGCGACCACGCTGACGCCCACGCAGCGTTACGCGGCGGGGGCGCTGCTGGCGCTGGCGCTCCGACAGGCGCAGATCCACCAGTCCGCGCCCCTCGGCTCCGGCTCCACCGATCCCGGACCCGATGATGAGGAGCGCGCCAGCAGCGCCAGCGGGAGCTCCTCCTCCACCGCCACCATCAGCAGCGGCTCCGACACCGCCTCGGGCGCCGGCCTCTGGACGCACGACTCCCGCGGCCTCCTCCGCCCCGTCTTCAG GTTCCTGGAGATCGAGCCCATGGCGTGGGCGGGGATCGAGGAGACGGCCGCGTCGCCGGACGCCAAGCATCACATCGGCGCG TTTCTTAGGATACTCTTTGAGGAAGACAGCGAGAGCTCTTCGGACAGGCTGGAGCAGGAGTTCGCCTTGGCGAAAGCAGTGGATGTGATGGTCATGAGTATGAGTAGCGACACCGTGCCGGACgagaagatcaaagaggagAGTAAAGACTCCACGGCTTGTACCTCTGCTACGGAGGAGTCTCCGGAGGCAGGCTTGTCCGAGAACTTGCTTGGAATCGACAAGCTGTCCTTGGAAGATGTTCCTGCGAATGATCACCGCAAGATGGCCTTGCTGTACGTGCTTCTCTCGGCCTGTGTTGCTGATAAACCCGTCTCGCAAGAGGAAGAGGACAGGAAGTCGTCTCACTTCAGGAAGGGCTATGATGCTCGGCATCGTGTCGCGCTTCGGTTGATAGCAGCATGGCTTGACGTCAAGTGGATCAAAATG GAAGCTATGGAGGTGATGGTCGCATGCTCTGCCATGGCCGCGGCaaaagaacaagaacaagagcGTGAAAACGCATCACCGAAAAGCAAGTGGGAGAAATGGAAGCGTGGGGGAATTATTGGTGCTGCTGCCTTGactggaggagcattgttggctATTACTGGGG GTTTAGCTGCACCAGCCATTGCTGCAGGATTTGGTGCTCTAGCTCCAACACTGGGCACACTTGTCCCTTTCATAGGGGCTAGTGGATTTGCTGCTATGGCTGCTGCGGCAGGATCTGTTGCTGGCTCTGTGGCAGTTGCTGCCTCATTTGGAG CTGCTGGGGCTGGCTTGACGGGTACCAAAATGGCAAGACGGATTGGTAAAGTGAAAGAATTTGAGTTCAAACCTATTGGTGATAACCATAATCAGGGT CGCCTTGCTGTTGGCATCCTGATTTCTGGATTTGCATTTGATGAGGAGGATTTCTGGAAACCTTGGGAAGGATGGAAGGATAACCTAGAGAA GTACATCCTTCAATGGGAGTCCAAGCATATAATCGCAGTCAGTACAGCAATACAGGATTGGCTGACATCAA GACTTGCAATGGAATTAATGAAACAAGGTGCTATGAGAACTGTCTTAAGTGGCCTTCTTGCAGCATTTGCTTGGCCTGCTACGTTGCTTGCCGCTACAGATTTTATTGACAGTAAATGGTCTGTTGCTATCGACAG ATCAGATAAGGCAGGAAAAATGCTCGCAGAAGTGCTTCTGAAGGGACTGCAAGGAAACAG GCCTGTCACTCTTGTTGGATTCTCGCTTGGAGCGCGAGTCATATTCAAGTGCTTACAGGAGCTAGCTTTATCAAGCGGCAATG AGGGACTTGTAGAGAGGGTTGTACTCCTTGGTGCACCAGTTTCAGTGAAAGGTGAGAGGTGGGAGCCTGCCAGGAAG ATGGTTGCCGGGAGATTTGTGAATGTGTACTCAAGAGATGACTGGATTCTCGGTGTAACCTTCCGTGCAAG CCTGCTCACCCAAGGGCTGGCTGGCATCCAGGTCATTGATGTACCTGGCGTTGAAAAT GTTGATGTTACCGAGCTTGTTGATGGCCATTCTTCGTACCTGTCAGCTGCCCAGCAGATCCTAGAGCATCTTGAACTGAATACCTACTATCCTGTTTTTGTTCCCCTTCCAGAGGTCAGGAAATAA
- the LOC8059492 gene encoding probable receptor-like protein kinase At4g10390, with the protein MLLQRRGGLLCCGCGGSAAAVAVSGRAPFSGDDDSAADGHPLGAKRAVGIAAATATARQLSWAQVEAMTGGFTSAVVGEGGFSTVYLARLAGSLAAVKVHRSSERLHRAFRQELDALLRVRHPHIVRLLGFCDQRDEGVLVLEFAPNGNLHEQLHGGAAPTMPWARRVSVALQVARALEYLHERCEPQVVHGDVKASNVLLDAGMGARLCDFGSARAGFSAAVVARPGARPRVRAVLGSPGYVDPHYLRSGVVTKKSDVYSFGVLLLELLTGVQAFRDGRLLTASVAPKLVAAAAGDAVAGELVDRRLGCRYDAREAAAVVALAAACVGDNPSLRPSMADVVRTLEQLQHGRSSVVVSTAAGGKL; encoded by the exons ATGCTGCTGCAAAGGCGCGGCGGTCTCCTCTGCTGCGGGTGCGGCGGCAGCGCGGCGGCCGTTGCCGTCAGCGGCCGCGCGCCCTTTTCGGGGGACGACGACAGCGCCGCCGATGGCCATCCTCTCGGCGCCAAGAGGGCGGTCGGTATCGCTGCCGCCACCGCGACGGCGAGGCAGCTGTCGTGGGCACAGGTGGAGGCCATGACGGGCGGCTTCACGTCGGCCGTCGTCGGCGAGGGCGGCTTCAGCACCGTGTACCTCGCCCGCCTCGCGGGCTCCCTCGCCGCCGTCAAGGTCCACCGCAGCAGCGAGCGCCTCCACCGCGCGTTCCGCCAGGAGCTCGACGCGCTCCTCCGCGTGCGCCACCCCCACATCGTCCGCCTCCTTGGCTTCTGCGACCAGCGAG ACGAAGGCGTGCTGGTGCTGGAGTTCGCGCCGAACGGGAACCTGCACGAGCAGCTCCACGGAGGCGCGGCGCCGACGATGCCGTGGGCGCGGCGGGTGTCGGTGGCGCTGCAGGTGGCCCGCGCGCTGGAGTACCTCCACGAGCGGTGCGAGCCGCAGGTGGTGCACGGCGACGTGAAGGCGTCCAACGTGCTGCTGGACGCGGGCATGGGCGCCCGGCTGTGCGACTTCGGGTCGGCGCGCGCGGGGTTCTCGGCGGCCGTCGTCGCCCGCCCTGGCGCGCGCCCGCGGGTGCGCGCCGTGCTGGGTTCCCCGGGCTACGTGGACCCGCACTACCTCCGCTCCGGCGTGGTCACCAAGAAGAGCGACGTGTACAGCTTCGGCGTGCTCCTGCTGGAGCTGCTCACCGGCGTGCAGGCGTTCCGCGACGGCCGGCTCCTGACGGCGTCCGTGGCGCCGAAGCTCGTCGCTGCCGCCGCGGGCGACGCCGTGGCAGGCGAGCTCGTGGACCGGAGGCTAGGGTGCAGGTACGACGCCCGCGAGGCGGCGGCCGTGGTGGCGCTGGCGGCCGCGTGCGTCGGGGACAACCCGAGCCTCCGGCCGTCAATGGCCGATGTTGTGCGGACCCTGGAGCAGCTGCAGCACGGCCGCTCCTCGGTCGTCGTGTCCACCGCCGCTGGTGGGAAGCTGTAG